The following proteins come from a genomic window of Gemmatimonas sp.:
- a CDS encoding glycine cleavage T C-terminal barrel domain-containing protein: protein MSDPSVNPAASTTGLPNGAETPPVVYPEPLSRDDVEAYHDLRRDAVWFEGMNHWSSVEGPKAMEALNGLITNDVSELAVGMGLHAVALTPKGKVVCDMYVVRTAADRFMLTVLRPYAPAWLDLARKYINPRLAKVTDESAQWVTYMLYGERAAAAVATLGGGAPSAAPLGDLMAGTLDEWPVWSHGLWTIGPVSVRLIRAPVMGSLPGFVIVADAHDGEVVRGQLLASTKRHASRAVWNVARVEGGRPAFGADMDEHTIPQEANLDTLGAISFTKGCYTGQETVARVHFRGHVNRHLRGLRADQPLPQFARVYDASGKDVGDVRSSVLSPRLGPIAMAMIRREVAPGDTVRVHDGITATVEALPFPE from the coding sequence GTGAGCGATCCGTCTGTGAACCCTGCTGCTTCAACGACCGGCCTGCCGAACGGCGCGGAGACACCACCCGTGGTGTATCCGGAACCGCTGAGCCGCGATGACGTCGAGGCGTACCACGACTTGCGGCGCGACGCGGTCTGGTTCGAGGGGATGAACCACTGGAGCAGTGTCGAAGGGCCGAAGGCCATGGAGGCGTTGAACGGCCTCATTACGAACGACGTGAGCGAATTGGCCGTGGGCATGGGGCTGCATGCGGTCGCGCTGACACCCAAGGGGAAGGTGGTGTGCGACATGTATGTGGTGCGCACCGCTGCCGACCGCTTCATGCTCACCGTACTCCGTCCGTACGCTCCGGCGTGGCTCGACCTGGCGCGCAAGTACATCAATCCGCGGTTGGCCAAGGTAACCGACGAGTCGGCACAGTGGGTCACCTACATGCTGTATGGGGAGCGGGCGGCCGCTGCCGTGGCGACTCTGGGGGGCGGTGCCCCCAGCGCCGCGCCGCTCGGCGACCTCATGGCCGGCACACTCGACGAGTGGCCCGTCTGGTCGCATGGGCTCTGGACCATTGGACCGGTATCGGTTCGGCTCATTCGCGCTCCGGTCATGGGTTCCCTGCCCGGCTTCGTCATCGTTGCCGACGCGCACGACGGCGAAGTGGTGCGCGGTCAGTTGCTGGCGTCCACGAAGCGCCACGCCTCACGTGCCGTCTGGAACGTGGCGCGCGTTGAGGGGGGACGTCCGGCATTTGGTGCCGACATGGACGAACACACCATTCCGCAGGAGGCGAATCTCGACACCCTGGGGGCGATCTCCTTCACCAAGGGGTGCTACACCGGGCAGGAGACGGTGGCCCGGGTGCATTTCCGTGGCCATGTGAACCGCCACCTGCGTGGCCTTCGCGCGGACCAGCCACTCCCGCAGTTTGCGCGGGTGTACGACGCCAGCGGTAAGGATGTCGGCGATGTGCGCAGCTCGGTGCTGTCCCCACGTCTAGGTCCGATCGCGATGGCCATGATTCGGCGGGAGGTGGCGCCGGGGGACACGGTGCGAGTGCACGACGGCATTACCGCCACGGTCGAGGCGCTCCCCTTCCCCGAGTGA
- a CDS encoding Xaa-Pro peptidase family protein produces the protein MTTRRDFLATSSASLAALAVTGCDQANANVSTTPVPSDLPPAIAALTPMKDGVVPISVDERKARLEKARRLMTEQHIDALMLAGGTSMEYFTGMRWGNSERLLAVVIPAKGAPFLVTPKFEEERALEQATMGPLGMDATVYAWEEHEDPWAFFGKGLRDRGLATATIGVEETVKFQFSDGAAHIPQVRTVSGTPVTAGCRITKDAHELALMRHASKVTLRAYEAAYRSLKEGMTQDDFEDLVQLAHKRLGYSGSAGVQVGKYSALPHGSATPQVVQEGSILLIDGGCKVEGYSSDISRTFVLGKATQRMKDVFEIEFKAQSAALAAAKPGVPCEAVDAAARKVIVDAGFGPDYKYFSHRVGHGMGMDGHEWPYLVRGNTMPLAPGMVFSDEPGIYIPGEFGIRLEDDMVITESGAELFTPQSESLEEPF, from the coding sequence ATGACCACTCGCCGCGATTTCCTCGCCACCTCCTCTGCGTCACTCGCGGCGCTCGCCGTGACCGGATGCGATCAGGCCAACGCCAACGTCAGCACCACGCCAGTGCCCAGTGACCTGCCGCCGGCGATTGCGGCACTCACGCCCATGAAGGACGGGGTCGTCCCCATCTCGGTGGACGAACGCAAGGCACGCCTGGAGAAGGCGCGGCGACTCATGACCGAGCAGCACATTGACGCCCTCATGCTCGCCGGTGGCACCAGCATGGAGTACTTCACGGGAATGCGCTGGGGGAACAGCGAGCGGCTGCTTGCCGTGGTGATTCCGGCCAAGGGGGCGCCGTTCCTTGTCACGCCGAAATTCGAGGAGGAGCGTGCCCTCGAGCAGGCCACCATGGGACCCCTCGGCATGGACGCCACCGTCTATGCATGGGAAGAGCACGAGGATCCGTGGGCATTCTTCGGCAAGGGGCTGCGTGACCGTGGCCTGGCGACAGCCACCATCGGGGTGGAAGAGACGGTCAAGTTTCAGTTCAGCGACGGCGCCGCGCACATTCCCCAGGTGCGCACCGTCAGCGGAACGCCGGTGACCGCTGGATGCCGCATCACGAAGGACGCGCACGAGTTGGCCCTCATGCGGCACGCCAGCAAGGTCACCCTGCGCGCATACGAGGCGGCATACCGATCGCTCAAGGAAGGGATGACGCAGGATGACTTCGAGGATCTCGTCCAGCTCGCGCACAAGCGACTCGGCTATAGCGGCAGTGCCGGGGTGCAGGTGGGCAAGTACAGTGCCCTACCCCACGGAAGCGCCACCCCGCAAGTCGTGCAGGAAGGCAGCATTCTCCTCATCGACGGCGGCTGCAAGGTGGAGGGCTACAGTTCGGACATCTCCCGCACGTTCGTCCTCGGCAAGGCGACGCAGCGGATGAAGGATGTCTTCGAGATTGAGTTCAAGGCGCAGAGTGCCGCGCTGGCCGCGGCGAAGCCGGGGGTGCCCTGCGAAGCCGTCGATGCCGCCGCGCGCAAGGTGATCGTCGATGCCGGCTTTGGTCCCGACTACAAGTACTTCTCACATCGGGTGGGGCATGGCATGGGGATGGACGGGCACGAGTGGCCCTATCTGGTGCGCGGCAATACCATGCCGCTCGCGCCCGGCATGGTGTTCTCAGACGAACCGGGCATCTACATCCCCGGTGAGTTCGGCATTCGTCTCGAGGACGACATGGTCATCACGGAGAGCGGTGCCGAGCTGTTCACGCCCCAGTCGGAAAGCCTCGAAGAGCCGTTCTGA